A window of the Buchnera aphidicola (Pterocallis alni) genome harbors these coding sequences:
- the ilvB gene encoding biosynthetic-type acetolactate synthase large subunit — protein sequence MELLSGSEMIIRTLIHEEVKYIFGYPGGAILDIYDALKKNPKITHILVRHEQAATHMADGYSRATGKTGVVLVTSGPGATNAITGIATAYMDSIPMIVISGQVDSSLIGYDAFQECDMLGISRPIVKHSFLIKQVEDIPIIIKKSFLIASTGRPGPVVIDIPKNLLQNKNKKKYIYPKNIYIRSYHPIQKTHHGQIKKILNKLLESQKPIIYTGGGIISSNGTKELIKLSEILNIPVSTSLMALGAFPGNHHNNLGMLGMHGTYESNTAIHNADIILAIGVRFDDRTTNNLEKYCPNAQIIHIDIDPTSISKTVISDIPVVGDAKIILKNILQRINKKKIIHNKNRFQEWWTNINTWKKKYSLRYNAYSKKIKPQHVIKTLWDLTKGESYITSDVGQHQMFTALYYSFPKPRRWINSGGLGTMGFGLPAALGVKLAFPNKTVICITGDGSIQMNIQELSTALQYKLPILIINLNNSALGMVKQWQDIIYYGRHSHSYMKSLPNFKKLAESYGHIGISIVHSNELKKKLKIALQKTLLGYLVFIDIKVDHTEHVYPMQIKGGAMNEMILRK from the coding sequence ATGGAATTATTATCAGGATCAGAAATGATCATTCGTACTTTAATTCACGAAGAGGTAAAATATATATTTGGTTATCCAGGAGGAGCAATATTAGATATTTATGATGCTTTAAAAAAAAATCCAAAAATAACACACATATTAGTTAGACATGAACAAGCTGCTACACATATGGCGGATGGATATTCTAGAGCTACTGGTAAAACTGGTGTTGTATTAGTTACTTCCGGTCCAGGAGCAACAAATGCTATTACTGGAATAGCAACAGCGTATATGGATTCTATTCCTATGATTGTTATTTCTGGTCAAGTAGACTCTTCTTTAATTGGATATGATGCATTTCAAGAATGTGATATGTTAGGTATATCTAGACCTATTGTAAAACATAGTTTTCTAATCAAACAAGTAGAAGATATTCCAATAATTATTAAAAAATCATTTTTAATTGCATCAACTGGAAGACCAGGTCCTGTAGTAATCGATATACCAAAAAATCTACTACAAAATAAAAACAAAAAAAAATATATCTATCCTAAAAATATTTACATTAGATCATATCACCCAATACAAAAAACTCATCATGGACAAATTAAAAAAATACTAAATAAATTATTAGAATCTCAAAAACCAATTATTTATACAGGTGGAGGTATAATTTCTTCTAATGGAACGAAAGAATTAATAAAATTATCAGAAATACTAAATATACCAGTCTCTACTTCTTTAATGGCTTTGGGTGCATTTCCAGGAAATCATCATAATAATCTTGGCATGTTAGGTATGCATGGTACATACGAATCAAATACAGCAATTCATAATGCAGATATTATTTTAGCTATTGGAGTGCGATTTGACGATCGTACTACTAATAACTTAGAAAAATATTGTCCTAATGCACAGATTATACACATAGATATTGATCCTACATCCATTTCAAAAACTGTAATATCAGATATTCCAGTAGTAGGGGATGCTAAAATAATTTTAAAAAATATTTTACAAAGAATCAATAAAAAAAAAATCATTCATAATAAAAATAGATTTCAAGAATGGTGGACCAACATTAATACATGGAAAAAGAAATATAGTTTACGATACAATGCATATAGTAAAAAAATTAAACCACAACATGTAATAAAAACATTATGGGATTTAACAAAAGGTGAATCATATATCACATCAGACGTTGGACAACATCAAATGTTTACCGCTTTATACTATTCTTTTCCAAAACCAAGAAGATGGATAAACTCTGGAGGTTTAGGTACAATGGGTTTTGGTTTACCTGCAGCGTTAGGAGTAAAATTAGCATTTCCTAATAAAACAGTTATTTGTATTACCGGTGATGGAAGTATTCAAATGAACATACAAGAATTATCTACAGCATTACAATATAAATTACCTATTTTGATTATTAACTTAAACAATAGCGCATTAGGAATGGTCAAACAATGGCAAGATATAATATATTATGGAAGACATTCTCATTCATATATGAAATCTTTACCAAATTTTAAAAAACTTGCGGAATCATACGGACATATCGGTATTTCTATTGTACATAGTAATGAATTAAAAAAAAAATTAAAAATAGCATTACAAAAAACATTACTAGGGTATCTAGTATTTATTGACATTAAAGTTGATCATACTGAACACGTATATCCTATGCAAATAAAAGGTGGAGCAATGAACGAAATGATATTAAGAAAATAA